In a genomic window of Sulfurimonas denitrificans DSM 1251:
- a CDS encoding EAL domain-containing protein, with amino-acid sequence MKTYISLIFFLITLFSSASALYYYHIEDEALKRVAHDKEILKAQVLRVAKESVTNLTLFESSIKTLQQTNPLSEVKLQLKKLSFSEDILLKKVFLNSTGWFVSDVTVDNTDGEISVDDSGIYTLQLSKDKQEAVEIKFQAIKDSIIKDFLIPFATNRVVLSTNETNSTATFEEIQEDDFSLFIKDNFIVDRELLRDKFYTFIIALSIFMSMMALSGYLFYRFVIIKNFSHSIKGLNNYVENIIKGKMLKESALESNSKELKNLYANTIELSKKFINVSNELTVSKDIIYQKERSDELTGLPNKKSFENDLKYMFISNKDGYIIYLKIDKIGLFTKNHGPEIVDSLIEDFAQLINNFINKERNRNGAIYRFFGGEFSIILYENSIEKVEKFLLDILELTDTLRDKYYFFDRAIYYGASPFDHYGTIESIMQSAQEAYEVALKEKTKSYFIVDLMQQAEFNKKLEGSVKDIIKRNDFVLQYLHDTLTFGENPKLLMQEVSPLIIDSFTYENIPTGKFISVAEKIGVVADFDKALILKVLEQIEFGGLEHKICVVLSIPSIANKLFISWLETMAIENPLIKNIIFTSACYSVASNFEDFKHFNSILKAHNLENMIKKYDPTDLSLESLIELKPSYLKLDRNFCQDFKKDSTKQHVVKQILLFSDTHDIKVIGDSLKSEQDYLAFEMLGVYGNCH; translated from the coding sequence ATGAAAACATATATCTCTCTTATATTTTTTTTAATTACTCTCTTTAGCTCTGCATCTGCCCTATATTATTATCATATAGAAGATGAAGCTCTAAAGAGAGTAGCGCATGATAAAGAGATACTAAAAGCTCAAGTATTAAGAGTCGCTAAAGAGTCTGTAACTAACCTTACTCTATTTGAGAGCAGCATCAAAACTCTGCAACAAACGAACCCTCTAAGTGAAGTCAAACTTCAACTAAAAAAACTCTCTTTTAGTGAAGATATCCTACTTAAAAAAGTTTTTTTAAACAGTACGGGATGGTTTGTAAGTGATGTTACTGTAGATAACACTGATGGAGAGATTTCAGTTGATGATAGCGGTATATATACACTACAACTGTCTAAAGATAAACAAGAGGCTGTTGAGATAAAATTTCAAGCTATAAAAGATTCTATTATCAAAGATTTTCTTATACCTTTTGCGACAAATAGAGTAGTTTTAAGCACAAATGAGACAAACTCAACTGCTACTTTTGAAGAGATACAAGAAGATGACTTCTCTCTTTTTATAAAAGATAACTTTATAGTTGATAGAGAGTTACTAAGAGATAAGTTCTATACATTTATAATCGCTTTATCTATATTTATGAGCATGATGGCACTCTCTGGCTACCTTTTTTACAGATTCGTTATAATTAAAAACTTCTCACACTCCATAAAAGGTTTAAATAATTATGTTGAAAATATTATTAAAGGAAAGATGTTAAAAGAGTCTGCTTTGGAGTCAAATTCTAAAGAGCTAAAAAATCTCTATGCAAATACAATTGAGTTAAGCAAAAAATTCATAAATGTCTCAAATGAGCTAACAGTTAGCAAAGATATTATCTATCAAAAAGAGAGAAGTGATGAGCTAACTGGGCTTCCAAATAAAAAATCATTCGAGAATGATTTAAAATATATGTTTATATCAAATAAAGATGGCTACATTATCTATCTTAAGATAGACAAAATTGGACTATTTACTAAAAACCATGGACCAGAAATTGTAGATTCTTTGATTGAGGATTTTGCACAGTTAATAAATAATTTTATAAATAAAGAGCGAAATAGAAATGGTGCAATTTATAGATTTTTCGGTGGAGAATTCTCAATTATACTATATGAAAACTCTATAGAAAAAGTTGAAAAGTTTCTTCTAGATATTCTTGAGCTAACAGATACGCTAAGAGATAAATACTACTTCTTTGATCGTGCTATCTACTATGGTGCTTCACCTTTTGACCATTATGGCACTATCGAGTCTATCATGCAGAGTGCTCAGGAAGCTTATGAAGTAGCACTTAAAGAGAAAACAAAATCATACTTTATAGTAGATTTAATGCAACAAGCTGAATTTAATAAAAAATTAGAAGGAAGCGTCAAAGATATTATTAAAAGAAATGACTTTGTACTTCAGTATCTTCATGACACGCTCACTTTTGGAGAAAATCCTAAACTCCTTATGCAAGAGGTTTCACCACTAATTATAGATAGTTTTACATATGAAAATATACCAACTGGTAAATTTATATCTGTGGCAGAGAAGATTGGAGTTGTTGCTGATTTTGATAAGGCGTTAATACTCAAAGTTTTAGAGCAGATAGAGTTTGGAGGGTTAGAGCATAAAATCTGTGTTGTTTTATCAATTCCTTCAATTGCCAATAAACTCTTTATATCTTGGTTAGAGACCATGGCTATAGAGAATCCTCTTATTAAAAATATTATATTTACCTCCGCTTGTTATAGTGTGGCTAGTAATTTTGAAGATTTTAAACACTTTAACTCAATACTTAAGGCGCACAACCTTGAGAATATGATAAAAAAATATGACCCGACAGATTTAAGCCTAGAGAGTCTAATAGAGCTTAAACCATCATATTTAAAACTAGATAGAAACTTCTGCCAAGACTTTAAAAAAGATAGCACAAAACAACATGTAGTAAAGCAGATTTTACTATTCTCAGATACACATGATATAAAAGTTATAGGTGATTCACTAAAGAGTGAGCAGGATTATCTGGCATTTGAGATGCTTGGTGTCTATGGAAATTGTCATT